Within Pungitius pungitius chromosome 18, fPunPun2.1, whole genome shotgun sequence, the genomic segment CACAATTAGTATGAATATATAGCTCAATATTTTACATATCTGGCGTGTCtatatgcatttatttaaatatatcataTCATGAAAGccacatgtgatgtgtgtgttgtgcgtggaaatgtgttgtagtttaaaatgaCGAGTCACATTATGAGCTACTAAATGATATTGACTCATACcctaagtaaaaaaaaaccatttatGATATTTAATCATGCCAAATTAACCCTATGCCCATTGtattacacattttaatacATAAGCTGTATGCCTGATGTTGGGTTTAGTCATATAAAATCCCCTTATTAtatcatgataataataataatgatatgaaATGATctaatttaattatattatcTAATTTTAGATAATCATCTACATTGAAACAATAATTTACAGTGCATGTTGAACTATTCAGTGCAACAGTTGTGTGAATGCCTAAACAACAGAGTCGAGGCAGAACGACATGGTTCAACTCTTACTAAAGCAATCACAGAATCTTACGTTACTATACTTACCGTTTGGTGGTTAACTACATTGGAGAAATAACAATTGGTCGAAGGTTTTAAACTGACCTGCCTTAGCCTGCCACCTGGTGGCGAAAATGAGAAGTCAGAGTTCAGATATTGATGTTCGATGTGTAACTTGTATTTTCTACCCTCGATGCTAGCAAATGAGTAATTTACTCAATCACTTCATAGTAAGACAATATTGGATTAAAAAGTCCGAAAAACCAacgttaaagaaaaagaaaaaggcacacTATGACCACTTGGAAATAGGTGGTGGGGACAAGGAACTTATAAATGATGTTGGCTGACACTAAAATAACAATCGAAATAAAGGGTTAAATAGTGGAGTCTGGGCTGTATGGTTCAAGCATTGTAAGAAAAATACATCATAAATTCTTGAGTTGCATAGAGTTTAATGGAGTTTTTTCCCTTAAATAAATTTCCAAAagtataaaagcaataaaaacagtttacaaacaaattacatttactctTCACTTTCTATATTTTGCTTTGAAGTTTCTCACCAATGTGATGGGCAAAACTGTGCTACGATAGCATTACCTAAgtcaaaaaaagtttatttcatTAAGATGTCTGACAacttttgatatttatattactTTGAGGTGTTCGACAGACACTTTTCCTGCAAATGAGAATGAAATCCATGCATCAGCACATTGTGGTACATGGCCTTGGCTgattaaatgcaaaaatataataagtgttcctccacctccatcccaTTAACAAAGTAAAGGgatgcaaaaggaaaataaaaaaaatgtctgtgctcattaaacaaaaataaattgggAAAAGCAACCTCTTCGGAAAAAGTTCTGTATATTTGAATATCTACATTTTTTACAATAtcaacaaataataatatggaAATAACAAATAAACTCACAAACTTTGCATGAATATTTATATGTTTGTATTAAAACATTAGATACATTGTGTTTGGTGTCCTGCAAGTGTTTCAAATCCAAATTACAAAAATCAATATTGCCCTAGAGGGAGCcatttgtttgttcattatAAAAGGAGGATTCATAGCTTTGTTTTGCTGCATTGCAATGGTAGAACTTATGGCTTTAACCTAATGCACAGAGTCCAATCAATCAACAGGGTTCATTTTGAGCCTTGTTGCTTTGGTCCATAATGTAGAATACTGTAGCATCCTCTTCAAAAAGAGTTCCAGAAGGAGCAGACATTATTCCTGTAAAGATAAGGAGCAACTTTATAGCAGCGTCGTAACTTTGCTTCATCCACGCCATTCAAAATAAACACGGACCAAACTTTCATTTGCTCCACATATATTACTGCATCGagtctttgaaaaaaacaacgcaGAGCAACATTAAGCCTATTTAACATGATCACCATTTCATAAAAGAACATATCTTGTTTCACATTGATGATGAAAAATTCTAACAAAATCAGTCCCCACAGTAATAAAAGAAAGGAATGTAAAACACGTTATTCTTCCATTTGTGAATTTAgacaggaaatgtgtttttctaaatGTGTGAAATGTCAGCTTAAGTCGGTTTCATCATGTGTGGGTGGCTCGGCTGTACCTGCAGTAGTTTGTGGCGCACTCACAGGTACTCCTGCAGCTGGCCCCCACGGGCTTCAGGCTGTTCCAACGCCACAGGAGGGACCGTTTGGTCCGCTGCACCAGACCGCTCCAGTCCTCAGGAACTGGCAGTGAATCGACCTGTTGAGGTAAATACCAGATCCTGGACTCAGAGGACTGGGACCACCCTCACGATTCAAGGTGATGAAATCAAATCCCTTTGACCCCTCCGATGGCCCGAATAAGATAAAGCAAAGTCTGAGGAAATTGCCAGTAACATGAGGGTTATTAACTTACCTGAATAACACAGGTCAGGGTCAGAAAAACTGAGAGAACAACGATCTTTTCCTGAAAAGTCTTCATGTTTGCAGATCAAGTCCAAGAGAAAGTGCAGCGGTTGAGGAGTGCAGCTGCTGGGTCATCCCGTCGCCACTTGTTTTAAAGGCTTTCAGCGGGTCGGGGAGGAGTTATCATCAGACAgatatgaaatattcatttgacatttacTACTTTGGTGACTGAGGCTTGGCTGAGAAACTGACCTCAAGTCAGAGCCAGTAAAGCCAACTGGTACATAACAGTTTTATAATGCCAGTGGCCGTCTATCAGCAGGGAGTTCAAAGTATACTTCAACCCCGTAATCAGAGGCAATTCCACGTCGAAGGTATCTAACTGAAAGGTAACACGTGTCATGGACTGTAGAAATGTGGCTGAACAAAACACACCTTTAGACAATGTGAAGCACACCAGGTTTATTGAAGTTAAGCAAGCGGTAAGACAATGTGCAAATTGTTATATGTGACCTATTGAGAGTACAGGAACAGTTATTACACATGGATTTTACTACGTAAGATTAGTGTTGTAAACAAGGACccaaacaaaatgaacacaagGCGATCTGTCAGTGGTCAAATAGCAAATTACACTTTGTAAAAGCACTAGTTATGGACcagaaaatccttttttattttcatcttatcAGCTGTGAcctaatacaaaaaaagatgtaatCTGAAACAAGTCTTAAAAAGTgcagcatttaaaaataaaattatagaAAATCCAGAGTGATTAAAACGCCCTGTCACTAACATGAGACTGTTCTAACAAGGATCTTAGGATAATATCAGTAGTAAGATTCAAAATTATCACATTTATGGCAAAGTTTTAACAACCAATTAGGGAAAAGAAGATATTTTACTGTGCACCAAATAAATACTGTTTAATACTTTTGGATGTGATTCCAGAGGATTTCTATATTGTGGATCACTGGATTTCCACTGAAGGTAACACGGGTGtaaggtttaaaaaaaggaaactcagAGGTAAAGGTTTAAGACAGTAATAAAAAattatgcagttttttttcacaaatgacAGCTTTTGCGGGAAATTAAAAACCTTGAcgtgggaaaagaaaaagaaaggatctttatcatttttatctTAGCTAATAAAACTGCTGTACAAATTTTCTTCTTGTTGTCATCAACAACCAACAACAAAACCAGACTGTTCTACACAACATGCAGGTCAGTCGTATAGACATGCATCGTATGTTCACACTCAGAAAGACTGATATTACACAAATATTGGTTATGGTTAATCACTAACACTTAACTTAAATTCCTGAAGGTGTGATCAGTTCAGAGCGTACTCCAAAGATCATTCAAATTAGATTTGGTGATCGATTTAATCCGCCCAATTCaagttgttcatttgtttttaacaattttctttttttaaatgcttttatttcatgATCATTCCACTGGACTTGTAAGGAAGACATTATTCACATCTCTGTACCTaaccttttcactttgtttcctAAAATCGTTGAACCGCATAGAAAATCTGAATGTAAACCATTACTTGGGATTAATGATTTAAACGGAACAACACGTGAAATCTAATGCAAATATGGCAATGCTCTTTCATTTTACGTAGTGTTTGGTGCTATGACGACAGCAGCGGCTGCCGTTCAGCCGCCGAGctctgaaaaataaaaccagacACAAAAAGTATcaactaaagttattaaaaaaCGTCTCTATTGGTTGACCTACTTTGCATACAGATATAACACATTCAATAgataataatacatattaaaGAACATTGTCACTAGAACATCATCTTATGATAACAAATGTTTTATGGTCTTTTTCTACATGGCCACCAAAGCTAATATTATCTAATTTAATAGATTAGTTAATCCCGAGAACAATAGCTAATGAATTAACAACAATTTGGATAATTGGCTAACTGCGTCATTTTATCAAGCAGAAAGATGAAGTTTTCCTACGTTTTACATTTAACTTCAGTATCTTTGGGTTTTGTACCGTTAGTCAAACAAAACACTCCATCTCAAAATTCCCTGGACTAAAGAATGAATCCGTCAAAGAGAAACACAATCAACAGATTGATGGATAAGGAAAGCAATCGTTATCTGCAGCCACCCTGAGCTCACAGACCCCATCAATGCCCATCTCAAACACTCACCTCGGGGACCTTCTGTCGACACATCAGGAACATAAAGACTCCTCCCAGGATGATGCCTAGACCAATAAACATGAAGGGAATGTTCACCACCACGTTCTGCTGGACAATGACCTTGTGCAGCTTGGCCGCCGACGCGTCATCAATGAGGGCGCTCTGAGGGGGGTGAAAGGGGAGTGAGAAGGTTCACCACGACATGAAACACCGACAAACAAAGGTCCTAGTGGTAGTTAAACACCGTCTCATGTCATTGGTGACTGAAGCATTGCTGTTTTTGTACCTCGTTGAGATAAACCACAGGAAGCGTCACTGCCCTCACATTTCCTGTTTCactgaaagaaaggaaaaaataaaaatgttttgatgaatAAATGGCCAAGAGACATGCAGGTAACCTTTACTGCGCTACATTTCCAGGCCTACTGTTATGTATAGCATACGTTAAGTTTGTCCACATAAGGTTCCACAACATGTTCATCGGTTACATCTGAACTCGAGATCATATCAAGAATATTTATTCCTTCGGACGCACAACCAAGTAAGCCGCAACTGTCCAAAAGTCCACTCACATTGATGATGGTGGCATGATTGCTTTACTGTCATCGTATCGACAACCCTTCCTAGACTAAAACGGCTTCATTTCAGTCAACATGGGGACGGGAACGAGCAAATACCTGAAGCTGGGGATTTTCTCGATAAACACGTTGACCTGGAGCCGCTTTGCTGCTTGTAGGATGATTCCTGTTAGCTGCAAAAACAGAGGAACTTAACAGCACGGATACGTGTGCAGATTCACACACCCCCTCATTAGGGAAAGGGAGTGAAGTAAAGGACCCGTGCAGTAAGCACTGCATTGCTGCCAATGTGTCTCAGTAGTAGTTTTCTCATATTgatgaagagggggaaaaaagctcGATAACTGGAATCAAATCCTTACTTCCTAGTTGTGCGACGGTTTGACAGTGAACTCACTTACTTCACGTATTTAATTGATCTCATCTTGGAGCGTAATTGTCAAAATTGTTGTAGCAATATAAGTGTGTGTCCGAATAGAACCAGTCACCCAAAATACTGAAAAGTCAACATATAGATTTTGCACTAAGCTGTGTGATGCATCTCATAACAAACACTGCAGTAGAAGTCAATAACTGCAGCAGTTGGTTTTCACctcatttttaaacattcaaagGACCAAAATGCACTAATTCTACGTACGAGGGTAAAACGCGTTGTGCTGCTGGAAGTCTGCTTCTCTTTATACATTTACCGCACACTCAATCCAATTATCACAGTACTACTCATGATAAGAGCGGTCATAGCTTATCTGTGGTGACAGCTCCGTCCCACGTCGGCTTTAATCTTTAACTACTGTTTACCACTTCTTCCTGAGCTAGTCACGGCACAGAGATAGTTCACCATCTAGTGGGGCACGTGAATGGAACATGATGGTAGTGTAAAGTAAAGAGTTTAATTAGAGGACTGCTTTTCATTTGAAGCTTTCTCATTTAACTCTTTTGAGAGACATCTTTCTAAACAATAGTTTTATACGTCTAGAAGTATGTTGTGGAAGCAATTTTTAAGTCCTACCGGATGGATGTCGATAATGGTCTGATGCTGCTCCTTCTGAGGCCTCATTCCAAAGACGTCCTGAACGTACTTCTCATCCGCCTGGTAGAAGTGTGGCGAAGACATTACGATGGGAGCTCCTACGCACACAAAACATTCAGTTAGACCACCAACGCTGAGCAGAGCAGATTCAGAGGAACAGCCGTCTAAAAGAGACGGAATGAACTGTAAATCAGCCTCTCACACAGAGCAGCTGCTTAATGCACTTCCTACCTTGTTTGCATGGGCTGACGTTCAGCACGCCGGAGCCCAGGCAGTTCCCAATGGGGACACAGAAGCCTGCGTTGGCCGGGTTCACGGTGTGATTGGCAAAAACCTCGCTGGGCGGACTGAAGCGATACGCAGGGACCCCCTTTACCGTCACGTCCTCCTCGTACAGAGCGTACAGAGACCTTGCAAACGGAGTCAGATGCTGGTTAGTCTTTCCAGGCACAAATAGGTTGTGCACAGATTTAAGTGCCACAAAGCAAAGGTAGGTAAATAAACAGGTTGTTagccaaacaaaatgaatgataaAATACCCAATCAATGGTATCAAGCCAAGTTTCACGTTTCTAAATATTTGGGACAAAATGAAACCTAAGCCCATTTGATTTCCCGAAGAAATCcaagaaagaaataaacattGAATGAGTTTGGGGTCATGTGTGACTGGGACCCCTCACACAATGCCGGCCTACATTTGCACAGGTCTCTGATCTTTTAGTTGCATGGTCCTCGGTCGGCCTACTCACCTGCACAGGTCAGAGGAGAACATGTAGAGAGTCTCATTCTTGGCGATGACGGGATGGAAAGAGGCTCCATTGGTTCCATTGATCATATTGCACTCATCAGATGTCCACCAACTCAGTGTTCTGCATCCATGAACGCAAGAAACAATATTGTTGCTTTGTAGtcttttttgaaaaaacattttggaaaccCAGAACAAAGCATTTAACCATTTGTGTGTTCAAGCAAGCTGGGAAGTCCAGTATATTGCAACTGACTGacagaaacaacaaaagagTCTCAAACAATTAGGCTTTAAAAGATAAAACGGTGATGAAAGAAAATCTCCAAGTGTAACAGAGGAGATTAAGATTGGTCTGGTTCTTCAACAAGAAAAGCGCTGATGAAAGACACACATGGAAAACCTTTGATGTCCTCAAACTGGGGGAGACAAGCATTGATCATAAGCCTTTGTGGTGATGATTTAATCACTTGTGTAAACCAACTCACGTCCATTTAAACTGCATGTTGTCAACGTTTCTCACTGATTGGATTTAATGACACACGGACAGTTCTCATTCTTTTACTGTCATTCTTTTTCGGCTGCAGGGGAGTGTAGGCGGTTACCTGTCACCGTTCCACGTGTCCACTCTGGCAAAGTCCTTGTAGTTTTGCTGGCCAGTGAAGAAAACATATTGACCGTCGTTGGAAGCATTGTTCTGTAAAGAGAGGGGGGGCACAGCTGTTCAACAACCAGCTCTCAAGCAAGAAACTCGTTTAAGGATCTAAATATGCGTGCAATGATCTTGTACATCAGTAATGACCTTATAGAAGAGTCCGAATACATCATCCAAATCAGGCTTTAGGGTTTTGAGAGCTTTGAGCAGGGCGTCTTCGTATCCCCACAGCAgctctcccactgtgtgggtgGAGAACAAGCCTTCGTCGGTGGACCTCATGTAGGAGGAGATCAGATTGGCCATAAGTGGCTGGTCCTTGAATTGCTCCATCACCGTCTAGCGGGAAAAAACAGGAAGACAATCTGTTGTGTAAAAATCTGAGAAGCAAAAGTTCCACAAAGGAGACTGTGCAATGGGATGAAGCCGTGTGGTAGTTCACATTGCAGTAGCACTACATTGCATATAATCAATCGCAGTAGGACAATAAATgattagatagatagatagatgttgaATGCTGAAGAGAACAGAATATGATTATTGGACAGAAGAGACAAGATATTTGTCGGACTATTGAAGTACACATTTGAGCAGTCTGGAATAAAAATCTCATGacgtaaacatttaaaaataataacagtttAAACAATCTTATTATTCTTTTGTCGCCTCCAAAATAATCCCATAACATCCCCACAACTGCCCTGTTTGTATGTTATTaccaatcaaataaataaataaaactttagAGAATTATAATTCTCAATAATGTATTATCCATTGCTCACCATTGCAGGAATATTGACCGTCCTGATGAGTTCACTCTCCGGACCTCGGGACATGTTACGCTGAAATACGTACGTCTTCGTGTTGACAGCCGCGACTTTCGTGCCATTATCCTGGAAGTCCACTTGCTCCATGGGCCGATACTCTCTGTGCAGGAGAAGATAAATACTGGGTTAATGTTGAAAAAGGGAACTGGTGAAAGTCCCTTATTACAGTGCTCCAGCCCAATATTTTAAGACACGGAAATAAAAATGTGGAATAGTTAGCAAAGAATCTATACTTATTATACACAAAGTATCTGCAACTCAGACTAATCTTGAATAATTAGAAAGTTCTGCATTGAAAATCCTGTATCTGGCTGAAATGTTGCATTATGCAGGAAAGAGAGTTTTCATTCAAAGTAATTTACGTTCTTTTCAAGTATG encodes:
- the scarb2c gene encoding lysosome membrane protein 2c is translated as MQLKSCWIYTIGVSSILLLISGIVLVLSNVFPLLTQSLVEKEVVLKNGTEAFEAWKDPPAPIYMQFYFFNLTNPLEVLDGERPAVLEIGPYTYREYRPMEQVDFQDNGTKVAAVNTKTYVFQRNMSRGPESELIRTVNIPAMTVMEQFKDQPLMANLISSYMRSTDEGLFSTHTVGELLWGYEDALLKALKTLKPDLDDVFGLFYKNNASNDGQYVFFTGQQNYKDFARVDTWNGDRTLSWWTSDECNMINGTNGASFHPVIAKNETLYMFSSDLCRSLYALYEEDVTVKGVPAYRFSPPSEVFANHTVNPANAGFCVPIGNCLGSGVLNVSPCKQGAPIVMSSPHFYQADEKYVQDVFGMRPQKEQHQTIIDIHPLTGIILQAAKRLQVNVFIEKIPSFSETGNVRAVTLPVVYLNESALIDDASAAKLHKVIVQQNVVVNIPFMFIGLGIILGGVFMFLMCRQKVPESSAAERQPLLSS
- the LOC119226582 gene encoding liver-expressed antimicrobial peptide 2, yielding MKTFQEKIVVLSVFLTLTCVIQVDSLPVPEDWSGLVQRTKRSLLWRWNSLKPVGASCRSTCECATNYCRNNVCSFWNSF